The genomic interval CGTCCCACGGTCCTCGTAACCCATACCCGCCCCACCGTTCTCGCCGTTCGTTCCGGTCGGCCTCATCGGGCCTCACCGGTCCCGCCCGCGCGAAAAGGCGCTGCGGTGAGTAGCAGCGTAGTTACACGGTGGTGTCATCGGTCGCCGTATGGGAGAACCGACCCGACCGGAACGTTCCTGCCCGCCCCTCCCGACCGGAGCGTCCCGACCGGAGCGTCCCGACCGGAGCGTCTCGGCCGGTGCGTCCCGGGCGTACGGGAAAGCCCCGGCAACGCCGACCTGCGGCATACCGGGGCTTCTCGGTTCTCGGGGACCCGCGCGGCTCTACGGCAGCGCGAGCATCCGCTCCAGCGCGAGCTTGGCGTACTTCTCCGTCTCCGGGTCGACCTCGATCCGGTTGACCAGCTTGCCCTCGGCCAGCGACTCCAGGGTCCAGACCAGGTGCGGCAGGTCGATGCGGTTCATCGTCGAGCAGAAGCAGACCGTCTTGTCGAGGAAGACGATCTCCTTGTCCTCCGCGGCGAAACGGTTCGCCAGTCGGCGGACCAGGTTCAGCTCCGTACCGATGGCCCATTTCGAGCCGGCCGGGGCCGCCTCCAGGGCTTTGATGATGTACTCCGTCGAGCCCACGTAGTCTGCGGCGGCGACGACCTCGTGCTTGCACTCCGGGTGCACCAGCACGTTGACCCCGGGAATCCGGGCCCGGACGTCCTCGACCGACTCGACCGAGAAGCGGCCGTGGACCGAGCAGTGCCCGCGCCACAGGATCATCTTCGCGTCGCGCAACTGCTCGGCGGTGAGGCCGCCGTTCGGCTTGTGCGGGTTGTAGAGGACGCAGTCCTCCAGGGTCAGGCCCATGTCCCGCACGGCCGTGTTGCGGCCCAGGTGCTGGTCGGGGAGGAAGAGGATCTTCTCGCCCTGCTCGAAGGCCCACTCCAGGGCCCGCTTCGCGTTCGACGACGTACAGATCGTGCCGCCGTGCTTGCCGGTGAAGGCCTTGATGTCGGCGGAGGAGTTCATGTACGAGACGGGCACCACCTGATCGGCGACGCCGGCCTCCGTCAGCACGTCCCAGCACTCGGCGACCTGCTCGGCGGTGGCCATGTCGGCCATCGAGCAGCCGGCCGCCAGGTCGGGCAGGACGACCGCCTGGGCGTCCGTGGTCAGGATGTCCGCGGACTCCGCCATGAAGTGGACGCCGCAGAAGACGATGTACTCGGCCTCGGGACGCGCGGCCGCGTCGCGGGCCAGCTTGAACGAGTCGCCGGTGACGTCCGCGAACTGGATGACCTCGTCGCGCTGGTAGTGGTGGCCGAGGACGAACACCTTGTCCCCGAGCTTCTCCTTCGCGGCGCGGGCGCGCTCCACCAGGTCCGGGTCGGACGGGGAGGGCAGGTCGCCGGGGCATTCGACGCCGCGCTCGCTCCTCGGGTCGGCCTCGCGGCCGAGCAGCAGCAGCGCGAGCGGTGTCGGCTGTACGTCCAGGGGCTGGGCCGTGGTCACGTCACGCACCCTTTCTAGTCTGCGAACTCAAGATCACTCCGCGAACCCTCCGCGAAGAGCTTCGGCGAAGTCGCCTTTTCGTCTATTTGACGCTATCTATCATAGCCGCTTCGTGTCACTTTGACGATGCCGATAGCGTCGATGTGACGCATCCCCCGGGTGGCCCGGTGTGCGAGCATGAAAAGGAACAGACAAGCGCTTGGCCCGGAATGAATCCGCGGGTCTGGCGGTTGAACCGTCGGCAAGCAGTCCGTACAACCCGGGAGAGAAGCAGATGTCCGTATCGGACGAGACCACCACCGTGAGCGACGGCATCCTCCTGTCCGACGCCGCCGCCGCCAAGGTCAAGGGCCTGCTGGAGCAGGAAGGCCGCGAGGACCTGGCGCTGCGCGTCGCCGTTCAGCCCGGCGGTTGCTCGGGCCTGCGTTACCAGCTCTTCTTCGACGAGCGTTCGCTCGACGGTGACGTCGTGAAGGACTTCGACGGCGTCAAGGTCGTCACCGACCGGATGAGCGCCCCGTATCTGGGCGGCGCCTCCATCGACTTCGTCGACACCATCGAGAAGCAGGGCTTCACCATCGACAACCCGAACGCCAGCGGCTCCTGCGCCTGCGGCGACTCCTTCAGCTAAACGCTGAGAGCGGGAACACACGGCATACGGAGGCGGCCCCGGAAATCATCCCGGGGCCGCCTCCGTATGTACGTCCGCTCCGCATGCGCGTCCGCTCAGCCGCGCGGCACCGTACCGCCCGACGCCGCGTCGATCACCGTGCGGTCACCCAGCGGCTTCTCCAGCGTCACCGTCCGGGTCAGCTCCTTGGCGATCATGATGCAGGCCTTCTTGCCCTCCTGCGGCTTCTCCGTCACCGAGATCGCCACCTGGCCCGCGCTCTCCTTCGCGCTCGCCGTGTACGTACTGCACACGCCACCCCAGAACGTCACCTCGAGGGTCCGCCCGTCCGCGCCGTACGACGTCACCTTCCGGTCCCCGGAGGGCGCGGGCGTCTCCGGCTTCTCGATGAACTCCGGATCCACGGCGACCTGCGTGACCGTGCTCTCCGGGCCGCCGGGGGCCTGGCGGACCGTGAACAGCCAGGACGGCACCAGCGTCTGCCGGCCGTCCACGTAGTTCAGCGCTAGGCCGAACACCGCGGCCTCGACCGTCTGCTCCACCGGTGCCCGCTTGCCGTTCGACGGCACGCACTGGGGGTCCGAGGGCTTCGGCTCGCCCTGGTGCGGTACGGGAGTGGCGCAGCCGCCGACGTCCCGGTCGGCGTCGCCCTTGCCCCGGCTCGCCGCGTTCAGCTGCTTCAGCGCCTCGTCCGCACCGACCGCCGGGTAGGTGGCGCCCTTCTCCAGCGCCTTCAGATGTCCGCTGCCGCCGGTCACCTTGCCGTCCGGACCCACCTGGACACCGGTCGACCAGCCGTACGTCGGGAGCCCGTCGATCTTCGGATCGGCGTTCACCACGCGGACGTCGCCCATCAGTTGGCCCGCGTTCAGCGCCGCGTCGTCCTGCCCGGCCGCCTTGAGCACCGGGACCGCGGCCGCCTTCGCCGCCTTCTCGCTCACCGGGTCGCCGCCCGGCTCCGAGGCCCCGTTCGCACACATCGTCCCCGGCTCACAGGGCTTGGCCGGGGTGGTGCGGGCGAACGTCCAGGTGCCCGGGGCCTGCTTCCCCACCTTCAGGAGCGCCCCGGGGCCGTCGTCGTCGCCGACCACCCAGGACGTGCCCTCGGTGCGCGGTGAGCCCGGGATGCCCAGCGCCTTCGCCAGGCGGGCGACCTCGGCCGACGCGACCGCGCCCTTCGCGTGGTGGACCGCCGCCTCGTCCGGGCCGTCCGGGAGTTCGCCCGCGGCCCGGTAGACCACGGGCGGACCGCCCGGGTCCGGCTCGCCGGGCGCGATGCCCGGGGGAGGGGTGTCCGAGGCCGAGGACCTGGAACCCGGGCCGTCGCCGGCGGGAGCGTCCAGGGCCAGCGGCAGGGCTTCGCCCCGCGCCGGCGAACCGCTGTCCGCCGCGCCGCCGTCGCCCGCGGCGGTGGAGGCCCAGTAGGCACCACCGCCTCCGGCCAGCAGCACGGCCGCGGCCACCGAGGCCACCGCGAGCGGCGGACGCCGCCGCCGGGGGCCGGTCACGTCGTTGTCGGGTCGCTCGGTGCTCACCGGATCGCTCCTTCGACTGCGTTGCCGTCGCGGCGCCTACCGCGTGTCCCCGGACGGGGACACCGGTGGGACGGAGCGGAGGAGCGCGCGGTTCCCGCGGCCGGGACAGCCCTTGGCACGGAAAGGCCGAAAGGTGATGTCGTCCGGCCCGGCCCGCCCGCTGGCCTCAGTCGCCGTACTCGGACATCGCGTCGATCAGCCGCGCCGACGAGGGAGGGACCGTCACCCCGTTGATCAGGGACGGCTTCACCGGGACCGGGGCGCTCTTCACGGCCGCCGTCCAGTGGGGCGCCATCCGCGCGCAGTCACCGCGCAGTGCGGCCAGGCTCAATTCCGACTCGGGCAATGCGGTGTGGTTCGACATATCCGCACCGTAACCACGGTTGAGCTCAGGTAGAAAGACCTACTATCGGGTAGTTTCCCCTTTTCCTGGCGGTCGCCTCACCCGGTAGCGTGAACTGTCACGTCGTCCCGGAGGGCGCACACTCACGGCCCTTCGCCTTCCGCAGGAGTAGCCTCCCCGTGCGTATTGCAGTCACCGGCTCGATCGCCACTGACCACCTCATGACCTTCCCCGGCCGCTTCGCCGACCAGCTGGTCGCGGATCAGCTGCACACGGTCTCCCTCTCCTTCCTGGTCGACAACCTCGATGTCCGCCGGGGCGGTGTCGCCGCCAACATCTGCTTCGGGATGGGCCTGCTCGGCACCAGCCCGATCCTGGTCGGCGCCGCGGGCTCGGACTTCGACGAGTACCGCGCCTGGCTCGACCGGCACGGGGTGGAGACCGGATCGGTCCGTATCTCCGACGTACTGCACACCGCCCGCTTCGTCTGCACCACCGACGCCGACCACAACCAGATCGGCTCCTTCTACACGGGCGCGATGAGCGAGGCCCGCCTCATCGAGCTGAAGAGCGTCGCCGACCGCGTCGGCGGCCTCGACCTCGTCTCCATCGGAGCCGACGACCCCGAGGCGATGCTCCGCCACACCGAGGAGTGCCGCTCCCGGAACATCCCGTTCGCCGCGGACTTCTCGCAGCAGATCGCACGGATGGACGGCGAGGAGATCCGCATCCTCCTCGACGGCGCCACCTACCTCTTCTCCAACGAGTACGAGAAGGGGCTCATCGAGTCCAAGACCGGCTGGAGCGACGAGGAGATCCTCGCCAAGGTCGGCCACCGTGTCACCACGCTCGGCGCCCGCGGTGTCCGGATCGAGCGGGTCGGCGAACCGGTCATCGAGGTCGGCTGCCCCGAGGAGGACACCAAGGCCGACCCCACCGGCGTCGGGGACGCCTTCCGGGCCGGCTTCCTCTCCGGCCTCGCCTGGGGCGTCGGCCTGGAGCGCGCCGCCCAGGTCGGCTGCATGCTCGCCACCCTGGTCATCGAGACGGTCGGCACCCAGGAGTACACCCTGCGCCGCACCCCCTTCATGGACCGTTTCACCAAGGCGTACGGCCACGAGGCCGCCACCGAGGTCCGACAGCACCTGGCGTGATCAGCTGAGCCGGCGGACCACATAGGCCGAGCCACGGTCCGCCGGCTCCTCGCCCACGTACTCCTGGCCCCGCATCTCGCACCAGGCCGGGATGTCCAGGCGTGCCGCCTCGTCGTCGGCGAGCACCGTCACCGTGGCGCCCACCGCTACCTCCCCGATCACCTTTGCGAGCTCGATCACCGGGATCGGACAGCGACGGCCCAGCGCGTCGACCACCAGCGACGCGGCGGGGCCGGGGGGGCGGGGTGCGGAGACGGGGGCGCCGAGCCGCTCCCGTACCTCGGCGACCACCCCGGGAAGGACCTCCAGAAAGCGGTCCACGTCCGCCCCGGCCGTGCCCGGCGGCAGCGACACCCGGACGTTCCCCTCCGAGAGCACCCCCATCGCCCCCAGCACATGGCTCGGGATCAGGGTGCTGCTCGTGCAG from Streptomyces sp. CA-278952 carries:
- a CDS encoding HesB/IscA family protein; the encoded protein is MSVSDETTTVSDGILLSDAAAAKVKGLLEQEGREDLALRVAVQPGGCSGLRYQLFFDERSLDGDVVKDFDGVKVVTDRMSAPYLGGASIDFVDTIEKQGFTIDNPNASGSCACGDSFS
- the nadA gene encoding quinolinate synthase NadA, with amino-acid sequence MRDVTTAQPLDVQPTPLALLLLGREADPRSERGVECPGDLPSPSDPDLVERARAAKEKLGDKVFVLGHHYQRDEVIQFADVTGDSFKLARDAAARPEAEYIVFCGVHFMAESADILTTDAQAVVLPDLAAGCSMADMATAEQVAECWDVLTEAGVADQVVPVSYMNSSADIKAFTGKHGGTICTSSNAKRALEWAFEQGEKILFLPDQHLGRNTAVRDMGLTLEDCVLYNPHKPNGGLTAEQLRDAKMILWRGHCSVHGRFSVESVEDVRARIPGVNVLVHPECKHEVVAAADYVGSTEYIIKALEAAPAGSKWAIGTELNLVRRLANRFAAEDKEIVFLDKTVCFCSTMNRIDLPHLVWTLESLAEGKLVNRIEVDPETEKYAKLALERMLALP
- a CDS encoding carbohydrate kinase family protein — encoded protein: MRIAVTGSIATDHLMTFPGRFADQLVADQLHTVSLSFLVDNLDVRRGGVAANICFGMGLLGTSPILVGAAGSDFDEYRAWLDRHGVETGSVRISDVLHTARFVCTTDADHNQIGSFYTGAMSEARLIELKSVADRVGGLDLVSIGADDPEAMLRHTEECRSRNIPFAADFSQQIARMDGEEIRILLDGATYLFSNEYEKGLIESKTGWSDEEILAKVGHRVTTLGARGVRIERVGEPVIEVGCPEEDTKADPTGVGDAFRAGFLSGLAWGVGLERAAQVGCMLATLVIETVGTQEYTLRRTPFMDRFTKAYGHEAATEVRQHLA